From Sediminispirochaeta bajacaliforniensis DSM 16054, the proteins below share one genomic window:
- a CDS encoding xanthine dehydrogenase family protein molybdopterin-binding subunit — protein sequence MDKHFNEVGKARPKIDGKGLVTGRPAYTDDLACGDALVVKIIRSPHAHARIVSVDMSDAQKVSGFVLALSSKDVKRIPFTRAGQGHPEPSPHDKFILDEYVRYVGDEVAIVAAIDEESAAEAARLVKVEYEVLDAVLDFEEAMDNPTVIHPEPEIHDMFPIGFEPKRNIAAAYAMEIGDVEKVLEASEVRIKASYHTQAQAHVALEPHTAYTYLDLHGRLNVITSTQNPFHTRRLLGQALDMPLRNIRIQKPRIGGGFGAKQHLHVEPYAALVTLKTGKPAKVVLSRKEVFEATFSRHQMRIDVGIGATRDGHIRAIDMHVLSNTGAYGEHALTVFMVGGSKTLPLYNKVEAVRFGGQIVYTNKVPAGAYRGYGAIQGNFALESAIDELAAKLGMDPVELRKKNMIAEGQTSEVFKIMGEGGEGVEMIVESCKLDYCVKRGCRLIDWLPSRLAYEVAPGRIRAKGMAIAMQGSGIPLIDMGSANLELQDDGFFKLHMGATDLGTGSDTILAQIAAEELGVDSDDIIVYASDTDHTPYDVGAYASSTTYVSGNAVIRAAQNMKKELCAAAAAKFSVDTDQVEFDGKELRTKDGSRTITLKELSFDVLYHDGLNMKTINASGSFSGEKSPPPYMAGFVEVEIDVETGKVDVLDYVAVVDCGTPINPQLARIQVEGGLLQGIGMALYEDVQYTENGHLRTNNLMHYKIPSREDVKKLTVEFAESYEPSGPFGAKSVGEIGIDTPLAAIANAIYNATGARIRELPLTPPKVLAAIREAAQS from the coding sequence GTGGATAAGCACTTCAATGAAGTTGGAAAAGCACGCCCCAAAATAGACGGAAAGGGCTTGGTCACAGGGCGTCCCGCCTATACCGACGACTTGGCATGCGGGGATGCCTTGGTGGTAAAGATTATCCGCAGTCCCCATGCCCATGCGCGTATTGTCTCGGTGGATATGAGTGATGCTCAAAAGGTTTCAGGATTTGTTTTGGCGCTGAGCTCTAAGGATGTCAAACGCATTCCGTTTACCCGTGCCGGCCAGGGCCATCCCGAGCCGAGTCCCCATGACAAATTTATTTTGGATGAATATGTCCGTTATGTGGGGGATGAAGTGGCAATAGTCGCGGCAATCGACGAAGAGAGTGCTGCCGAAGCCGCACGCTTGGTAAAGGTCGAATATGAGGTCCTCGATGCAGTTCTGGATTTTGAAGAAGCAATGGATAATCCTACCGTCATTCATCCCGAACCGGAGATCCACGACATGTTTCCCATAGGCTTCGAACCAAAACGCAATATTGCCGCCGCCTATGCAATGGAGATTGGTGATGTGGAGAAGGTGCTCGAAGCAAGCGAGGTACGTATAAAGGCTTCCTACCATACTCAGGCCCAGGCCCATGTGGCCCTTGAACCCCATACTGCATACACATACCTCGACCTCCACGGAAGGCTGAATGTGATCACATCCACACAGAACCCCTTTCATACGCGACGACTTTTGGGCCAAGCCCTGGATATGCCTCTGCGTAATATCCGTATCCAAAAGCCGCGGATAGGTGGGGGCTTTGGTGCAAAGCAACACCTGCATGTCGAACCCTATGCCGCTTTGGTGACCCTTAAAACGGGAAAACCGGCAAAGGTGGTGCTAAGCCGCAAAGAGGTGTTTGAGGCCACCTTTTCCCGCCATCAGATGCGAATAGATGTAGGCATAGGTGCTACTCGAGATGGGCATATAAGGGCCATCGACATGCATGTTCTTTCCAACACCGGGGCCTACGGCGAACACGCACTGACCGTTTTCATGGTCGGAGGGTCCAAAACACTTCCGCTTTATAATAAGGTTGAGGCTGTACGTTTCGGTGGACAGATCGTCTATACCAACAAGGTTCCGGCAGGGGCCTATCGTGGATACGGAGCCATTCAAGGCAACTTTGCCCTGGAATCTGCCATCGATGAACTGGCTGCAAAGCTTGGTATGGACCCCGTCGAGCTGCGAAAAAAGAATATGATCGCCGAAGGTCAAACCAGTGAGGTTTTCAAGATCATGGGCGAAGGCGGTGAAGGGGTTGAGATGATCGTCGAAAGCTGCAAGCTTGATTACTGCGTCAAGCGAGGCTGTCGGCTTATCGACTGGCTTCCTTCACGACTTGCCTACGAGGTGGCTCCGGGTAGGATACGGGCAAAGGGAATGGCTATCGCCATGCAGGGATCCGGTATTCCTCTGATCGATATGGGTTCCGCCAATCTCGAACTCCAGGACGATGGTTTTTTCAAGCTGCACATGGGGGCCACCGATCTGGGGACCGGCAGTGATACGATTTTAGCCCAGATTGCCGCCGAAGAGCTTGGAGTGGACAGTGACGATATCATCGTCTACGCATCAGACACCGATCATACTCCTTATGATGTTGGCGCCTATGCATCGAGTACCACCTATGTTTCCGGCAATGCGGTTATCAGGGCTGCACAAAACATGAAAAAAGAGCTGTGCGCAGCTGCGGCGGCGAAATTTTCCGTAGATACCGACCAGGTGGAATTCGACGGAAAGGAGCTGAGAACAAAAGACGGCTCCAGGACAATCACGCTCAAAGAGCTCAGCTTCGATGTACTGTATCATGATGGGCTCAACATGAAGACCATAAACGCCTCAGGTTCCTTTTCAGGAGAAAAATCCCCGCCCCCTTATATGGCGGGCTTTGTTGAGGTGGAGATCGATGTGGAAACCGGGAAGGTTGATGTTCTGGATTACGTTGCCGTGGTTGACTGTGGTACACCCATCAACCCGCAGTTGGCCAGAATTCAGGTTGAAGGGGGGCTCTTGCAGGGAATCGGCATGGCTCTATACGAAGATGTCCAGTACACAGAGAATGGGCATCTGCGTACCAATAACCTGATGCACTACAAAATCCCTTCCCGGGAAGATGTGAAGAAGCTGACCGTCGAGTTTGCCGAAAGTTACGAACCCAGCGGCCCCTTCGGCGCAAAATCGGTGGGGGAGATTGGAATCGACACCCCGCTTGCCGCAATAGCCAATGCCATTTATAACGCAACAGGTGCGAGAATTCGGGAACTTCCCCTTACTCCGCCTAAGGTTCTTGCTGCAATCAGGGAAGCTGCACAAAGCTGA
- a CDS encoding FAD binding domain-containing protein — MEVSSYVRPRSLDEAYTLLTQKNAFVIGGGAWSRMSLRRVETAIDLSLLNLRFIKETDTYIEIGAMTTARELETSSELEKTFGSLFKDTVAHIVGVQMRNIVTIGGTVAGKYGFSDLNTTLLALNARILPYNGEAVDFEQFLLEPHKEAFLIEKIVIDTVDTKGAFQSIRNTQGDFSILNVAAAKAGGSWRIAVGARPGAARLAKNGAKLLENRDKISLELAEEAARKAALELSFGKDLRADAAYRQSVCLPLVRRAVMEVAK, encoded by the coding sequence ATGGAGGTGTCTTCATATGTGCGACCTCGGTCCCTTGATGAAGCCTATACGCTTCTTACCCAAAAAAATGCTTTTGTCATAGGCGGAGGCGCATGGTCCAGGATGAGTTTACGACGCGTTGAAACAGCCATCGATCTCTCGTTACTTAACCTCAGGTTTATTAAAGAAACGGATACGTATATCGAGATCGGCGCAATGACAACGGCACGGGAACTTGAGACATCATCAGAACTGGAAAAGACCTTCGGTTCTCTTTTTAAGGATACGGTCGCCCACATTGTCGGTGTGCAGATGCGGAATATCGTCACGATCGGGGGGACCGTAGCCGGTAAATATGGGTTTTCCGATCTGAATACCACCCTCCTGGCCTTGAACGCACGTATCCTTCCCTACAACGGGGAGGCTGTCGACTTTGAACAGTTCCTCCTCGAACCACATAAAGAAGCGTTTTTGATTGAGAAGATAGTGATCGACACAGTCGACACAAAAGGCGCATTTCAGTCGATACGCAACACGCAGGGGGATTTTTCCATTCTGAATGTTGCGGCTGCCAAGGCGGGAGGAAGCTGGCGTATTGCTGTCGGGGCCAGGCCAGGAGCAGCCAGACTTGCAAAAAATGGGGCAAAGCTGCTTGAAAACCGCGATAAGATAAGCCTGGAGCTGGCGGAAGAGGCCGCCCGGAAAGCGGCACTGGAACTTAGCTTCGGAAAGGATCTTCGGGCAGATGCTGCGTACCGACAAAGCGTCTGCCTCCCCCTTGTCAGGCGCGCCGTTATGGAGGTTGCCAAATGA
- a CDS encoding vWA domain-containing protein: MKKRSDGRRRVLLPVAIFLLFSFSGSGALTAQSVDAVVLIDTSESMFSYFDATRDYLIHRILTEELKIGDSFHLLSFSDRPEYEISRKLKGVDEIKDVIARLMLLQPLGHYTDLVAACKELYDYTSDLPLETQKEIFILTDGIHDPPPGSPYPVSSRNGEDVSDIAASMRRNGWKVHIIQFPIVASDASMQSDLSGDIALASDDDNIALSPENTSSDERLSIRPEATQEEAVATGSDSGTDRTDQGQEPEPGNNLLPTISDKLGIEAVPYSPEDEGFAYRATGQLEIVFPRTLGKIGEEFVLPLDIRNHLEGPAAVKINDLLINGTRSLEKPVSLGLNPGDKRRVKLNLSLPSSVPEGDGTIDVELRLGDAGRAFPRSSTISVRVVRGEGIVGRGTPFRMILFFLVVIVVLVPVILFIRRTSGNKEDNKEGRVDKEIHSETEERERVSSVSPNIPKIEKHTAALPAFRNTPVSLDLPQSRQTEGMQEAVDSLQAYQRQERPLPEFYRTTTTVETKIPPKLRSTGTVSLSASARHDSGLYTMKEIVSARAQGKIAVEMVVRDQNRLIGRRNIKWMKEGETLKVGGAASSPFIIFLYPVPSSIGTLIRQGEQFFFTPESSDRFPGFGSGDMLKSECIDMPITFAVNDEISIEFRFHRWISPLESLNRMLHMIDEPGLPK, from the coding sequence ATGAAAAAAAGGTCTGACGGAAGGCGGCGGGTATTGTTACCTGTCGCCATCTTTCTTTTGTTTAGCTTTTCGGGAAGTGGCGCTCTCACGGCCCAGTCTGTCGACGCGGTGGTTCTCATCGATACGTCGGAAAGCATGTTTTCATATTTCGATGCTACGCGTGACTACCTGATCCACCGAATCCTAACCGAAGAATTGAAGATTGGCGACAGTTTTCATCTTTTGAGTTTTTCCGATCGCCCCGAATATGAGATATCCCGAAAGCTAAAAGGGGTGGATGAGATCAAGGATGTTATAGCCCGGCTGATGCTGCTTCAGCCGCTTGGTCATTATACCGATCTCGTTGCCGCATGTAAGGAGTTATACGACTATACCTCGGATCTTCCTCTTGAGACCCAGAAAGAAATTTTTATCTTGACCGATGGTATTCATGATCCCCCTCCTGGTTCTCCCTATCCCGTTTCTTCAAGAAACGGGGAAGATGTTTCAGATATCGCCGCATCCATGCGGCGAAACGGATGGAAGGTCCATATCATTCAATTTCCAATTGTAGCTTCCGATGCTTCCATGCAATCGGACCTATCAGGTGATATTGCTCTTGCTTCCGATGATGATAATATCGCTTTATCTCCCGAGAACACTTCTTCCGATGAGCGTCTATCTATCCGTCCTGAAGCGACGCAGGAGGAAGCGGTGGCGACGGGCTCGGACTCTGGAACCGATCGAACCGATCAGGGACAGGAACCGGAGCCGGGAAATAACCTTTTACCTACCATCAGCGATAAGCTCGGGATTGAAGCCGTTCCATATAGTCCCGAAGACGAGGGTTTTGCCTACCGGGCAACGGGACAGCTCGAAATCGTTTTCCCCCGCACCCTGGGGAAAATAGGTGAAGAGTTTGTCCTTCCCCTGGATATACGAAATCATCTTGAAGGACCTGCGGCGGTGAAGATCAACGACCTGTTGATTAACGGCACCCGGTCTCTCGAAAAGCCCGTCTCCTTAGGACTGAATCCAGGTGATAAGCGACGAGTAAAATTAAATCTTTCCCTTCCTTCTTCCGTTCCGGAAGGAGATGGAACTATCGATGTAGAACTTCGTCTGGGTGATGCCGGACGTGCCTTCCCCAGGTCTTCGACTATTTCGGTGCGTGTCGTGCGAGGAGAAGGAATCGTTGGAAGGGGAACTCCTTTTCGCATGATTCTCTTTTTTCTCGTCGTGATTGTCGTCCTTGTTCCTGTGATCCTTTTCATCAGAAGGACATCGGGCAATAAAGAAGATAACAAAGAGGGCAGAGTCGACAAGGAAATTCATAGCGAAACGGAAGAGAGGGAGCGCGTGAGCTCAGTGAGCCCCAATATCCCGAAAATTGAAAAGCATACCGCGGCCCTTCCCGCTTTTAGAAACACTCCTGTTTCCCTTGACCTGCCGCAATCCCGGCAGACGGAGGGGATGCAAGAGGCTGTCGATTCGTTGCAGGCCTATCAGCGGCAGGAACGTCCTCTTCCCGAATTCTATAGAACAACAACTACGGTAGAGACAAAGATCCCTCCGAAGCTTCGTAGTACGGGTACCGTAAGCCTTTCTGCTTCTGCCCGTCATGATAGTGGTCTGTATACGATGAAAGAAATCGTCTCCGCACGTGCGCAGGGCAAAATTGCAGTGGAAATGGTGGTTCGTGATCAGAACCGTCTCATCGGACGTCGAAACATCAAATGGATGAAAGAGGGGGAAACCCTGAAGGTCGGTGGTGCCGCCTCTTCTCCTTTTATTATCTTCCTCTACCCTGTTCCCTCGTCAATTGGAACGCTCATCCGACAAGGGGAACAGTTCTTTTTCACACCTGAATCCTCCGATAGGTTTCCCGGATTTGGTAGTGGCGATATGCTGAAATCCGAGTGTATCGATATGCCAATTACCTTTGCGGTAAACGATGAGATCAGCATCGAGTTCCGCTTCCATCGCTGGATTTCACCGCTTGAATCTCTCAATCGTATGTTGCACATGATCGATGAACCCGGGTTGCCAAAATGA
- the greA gene encoding transcription elongation factor GreA yields the protein MSELQMQKIGELLNEEKWTRATLNNYSIGNFEELDALIDALEDEDAQDEAKELCDEHLTHTKNSIIALYIAGIVALSRQQIDDSNLVKLISIFSDNHKWTVVEYLCNRILDFGENKFALRTLSECYDHENETEKKYAVWERLIKVDYEEADIVRHLAEKKEEEGEIDAAVDFYKKAIHRYINKRLFTQVKDIWQKLIEYIPQEGDFFFHIERKVAKTISEERAGQLLEALYAEYRAAEDWDKSITILKRILGYDSKNLWARKEIVECFKQQYKDHSHLDEYIRLSNLNQNWRNVHDAINDFEKHISFDAGNFVCHRTWGVGRIREIKGDSVMIDFARKRGHEMSLKMAVSALGSLSKDHIWVLKVVWPKDKLHDKIKKDIPWALKTVIKSFDNAANMKQIKAELVDSVLSQGEWSTWSTQARQVLKTDPSFGNLPDKVDYFVVRDTPISFEEKTFNRFRAEKHFFGRLKIMREFLKDSDPESDYFGEMFGYFAGFLKAYNQVNEQVVASYLIISRLIREYPFLNPGFSIKFKELIQEIGDIEGMFQAIDDSDLKKDFLDRLKKSVSNWPDYFVRLFPHYLTRYIPDELESRGHDEKLKELFSNLVDQYRDKREAFIWVARNIDEKSWNEDYDISYEKVLIGMVHLLDITFREISNKREVAENRKLNRQIQTFLLKEKKLEEYIAKSDEDSINRLFTLINDVKELDPSVKIELKHTILERFPSFKFYGEKVTEVVSRGLIVTRKTFEAKKQQLQHINDVEMKETSKEIGAAIELGDLKENAEYKAGKEKQELLNIQMQKLKDEIDRAVIFDPADRDTSKISFATKVTLENLDTKKKETYSFFGPWESNPNENIISYLSPFGGKLWNHKEGEDLEFEINERVYHYSVLKIEAAEMP from the coding sequence ATGTCTGAATTGCAGATGCAGAAAATTGGCGAACTTCTGAATGAGGAAAAATGGACCAGGGCCACCCTGAATAATTATTCTATTGGAAATTTTGAGGAGCTTGATGCCCTTATCGATGCTCTTGAAGATGAGGATGCCCAGGATGAGGCAAAAGAGCTTTGTGATGAGCATCTGACCCATACAAAAAATAGTATCATTGCACTTTATATTGCCGGTATTGTTGCACTGAGTAGGCAGCAGATTGATGATTCCAACCTTGTTAAGTTGATTAGCATCTTCTCGGACAACCATAAATGGACGGTTGTCGAATATCTGTGTAACCGTATCCTTGATTTCGGTGAAAACAAATTTGCTCTTCGCACATTGTCGGAATGTTACGACCATGAAAATGAAACGGAAAAAAAGTATGCCGTTTGGGAACGTCTGATAAAGGTTGACTACGAAGAAGCAGATATCGTCCGCCATCTCGCAGAGAAAAAGGAAGAGGAAGGCGAAATTGATGCTGCCGTCGACTTCTATAAAAAGGCAATTCATCGTTACATCAACAAGCGTCTTTTTACTCAAGTTAAGGATATTTGGCAAAAGTTGATCGAATATATCCCCCAGGAAGGGGATTTCTTTTTCCATATCGAACGGAAAGTTGCAAAGACCATTAGCGAGGAGCGTGCCGGCCAGTTGCTGGAGGCTCTCTACGCCGAATACCGTGCGGCCGAGGATTGGGATAAGTCCATAACGATTCTAAAGAGAATCCTCGGTTACGATTCCAAGAATCTCTGGGCCAGAAAAGAGATCGTCGAGTGTTTTAAACAGCAGTATAAAGATCATAGTCATCTTGATGAGTATATTCGTCTCTCCAATCTTAACCAAAATTGGAGAAACGTCCATGACGCCATCAACGATTTTGAGAAGCATATCTCCTTTGATGCTGGTAATTTCGTTTGTCACCGGACCTGGGGGGTCGGACGTATTCGGGAGATCAAGGGCGATTCGGTCATGATCGACTTCGCTCGAAAGCGCGGGCACGAGATGAGCCTGAAAATGGCGGTTAGTGCCCTGGGCAGCCTTTCTAAGGACCACATCTGGGTGCTTAAGGTTGTCTGGCCCAAGGATAAATTGCACGACAAGATCAAGAAGGATATCCCATGGGCCCTGAAGACGGTTATCAAAAGCTTTGATAATGCCGCCAATATGAAACAGATAAAAGCGGAACTGGTCGACAGTGTTCTGAGTCAGGGCGAATGGTCGACCTGGTCCACCCAGGCACGACAGGTCTTGAAAACCGATCCCTCCTTTGGAAATCTTCCCGATAAGGTCGATTATTTTGTGGTGCGGGATACGCCCATCAGTTTCGAAGAGAAAACCTTCAACCGATTTCGAGCTGAAAAGCACTTTTTTGGCCGTCTTAAAATCATGCGTGAATTCCTGAAAGACTCCGATCCCGAATCGGATTATTTCGGAGAGATGTTCGGCTATTTCGCAGGTTTCCTCAAGGCGTACAATCAGGTCAATGAACAGGTCGTTGCAAGTTATCTGATCATCAGCCGTTTGATTCGGGAATACCCTTTTCTCAACCCCGGGTTCTCCATAAAGTTCAAGGAGCTGATTCAGGAAATCGGCGATATCGAAGGAATGTTTCAGGCCATCGACGACTCCGATCTCAAAAAGGACTTCCTTGATCGTCTGAAAAAGAGCGTTTCGAACTGGCCCGACTATTTTGTGCGTCTTTTCCCTCATTATCTTACGCGCTATATTCCCGACGAACTTGAAAGCAGGGGTCACGATGAAAAGCTGAAAGAACTTTTCTCCAATCTGGTTGATCAATACCGCGACAAACGGGAAGCCTTTATTTGGGTCGCCCGCAATATCGACGAGAAAAGCTGGAATGAGGATTACGATATTTCATACGAAAAGGTATTGATCGGCATGGTCCACCTCTTGGACATCACCTTTCGGGAAATATCCAATAAGCGGGAAGTGGCGGAAAACAGAAAACTGAACCGCCAAATTCAAACCTTTCTCTTGAAAGAGAAAAAGCTTGAAGAATATATTGCAAAGTCAGACGAAGATTCCATTAATCGCCTTTTCACCCTTATCAATGATGTGAAAGAGCTTGATCCCTCGGTGAAGATTGAACTGAAGCATACGATTCTCGAACGCTTCCCCTCCTTCAAGTTTTACGGAGAAAAGGTAACGGAAGTCGTTTCCAGGGGTCTTATTGTCACCCGGAAGACCTTTGAGGCGAAGAAACAGCAATTACAGCACATCAATGATGTCGAGATGAAAGAAACCTCAAAAGAGATTGGGGCGGCCATCGAGCTTGGAGACCTAAAGGAAAATGCCGAATACAAGGCTGGAAAAGAGAAGCAGGAACTGCTGAATATCCAGATGCAGAAGCTTAAGGATGAGATAGATCGTGCCGTTATCTTCGATCCGGCCGATCGCGATACTTCTAAGATATCGTTTGCCACAAAAGTCACCTTGGAAAACCTCGATACAAAGAAGAAAGAGACATACAGTTTCTTTGGTCCATGGGAATCGAACCCGAACGAGAATATTATCAGTTATCTGAGTCCCTTCGGAGGTAAGCTGTGGAACCACAAAGAGGGTGAGGATCTTGAGTTCGAGATCAATGAAAGAGTCTATCATTATTCTGTATTGAAAATAGAAGCTGCGGAAATGCCATAA
- a CDS encoding HEAT repeat domain-containing protein, producing the protein MKSVYEERKETIAYGIDSEVSDVIDAIIKEKDDRFEKELLDLYRSSLNEAVKAKIISYFDALDLDSGRDLFFSTLSEEWDQDTSFDLVSAAISYLKKRQTKEITTFFAETLLPDRNDRISTAAVSAIGDSGDSSFSKLLEEELDSSDLSDSKRAELISAIGKLGDAHAVSTLVDLLLDEGEDKSIRWRAASALGEIGGDSSFEALMEVFGSSDPILRSRATAALTKFDGQEAEQALIQALRDSFWRVRVAAARALGERKSEDAVDILIYKAKSDPDIKNVRSAAVAALGEIGSGKASAVLVELYLDNKVPMEIRSQSLTALLKSDEGKALSAVDSIVKEVTEDARQKAIITETAKILSMTRSDSLEDMYKKMLALTDRQEMVLSALSGIRINKITSLEGEVEKLTGEENNALIRKQALSTLEALRN; encoded by the coding sequence ATGAAAAGCGTCTACGAAGAACGAAAAGAGACGATCGCATATGGTATTGATAGTGAAGTTTCTGACGTTATTGATGCCATCATAAAGGAGAAGGATGATCGCTTTGAGAAGGAGCTGCTGGATCTCTATCGATCAAGTCTCAATGAAGCTGTCAAGGCAAAGATCATCTCATACTTTGATGCCCTGGATCTCGACTCCGGACGCGATCTTTTCTTTTCAACTCTCAGCGAAGAATGGGATCAGGATACATCTTTTGATCTCGTATCGGCAGCGATTAGCTATCTGAAAAAGCGCCAGACAAAGGAAATTACCACCTTCTTTGCTGAAACCCTTCTTCCTGACAGAAACGATCGAATATCCACTGCCGCTGTCTCAGCAATCGGGGATTCGGGAGACAGCTCTTTTTCTAAACTACTTGAAGAAGAACTTGACTCTTCCGACCTTTCCGACAGCAAACGCGCCGAACTTATCAGCGCCATAGGAAAGCTTGGTGATGCACATGCGGTTTCCACACTTGTTGATCTTCTCCTTGACGAGGGAGAGGATAAATCGATTCGCTGGCGTGCCGCCTCGGCTTTGGGAGAAATAGGCGGCGATTCCAGTTTCGAAGCATTGATGGAGGTCTTCGGCAGCAGCGATCCTATTCTTCGAAGCAGGGCAACCGCTGCGCTGACAAAATTCGATGGCCAGGAGGCCGAACAGGCACTTATTCAGGCCTTACGTGATTCGTTCTGGCGCGTGAGGGTGGCGGCGGCCAGGGCCCTTGGTGAACGCAAGTCGGAAGATGCGGTGGATATTCTGATCTATAAGGCAAAGAGTGACCCAGATATCAAAAATGTTCGATCCGCTGCCGTTGCCGCCCTGGGGGAAATAGGAAGCGGCAAAGCCTCCGCCGTCCTTGTAGAACTCTACCTCGACAACAAGGTCCCGATGGAAATCAGATCTCAATCGCTGACCGCTCTACTGAAAAGTGACGAAGGGAAAGCCCTCTCTGCTGTGGATTCGATAGTAAAAGAGGTGACAGAAGACGCACGCCAAAAGGCAATTATCACCGAGACCGCCAAGATTCTATCAATGACAAGATCTGATAGCCTAGAAGATATGTACAAAAAAATGCTCGCGCTCACTGATCGACAGGAGATGGTTCTTTCCGCCCTTTCCGGTATCAGAATCAACAAAATAACAAGCCTCGAAGGAGAGGTCGAAAAGCTTACCGGTGAAGAGAATAATGCCCTAATTAGAAAACAGGCTCTCTCGACTCTTGAAGCTCTTCGAAACTAA
- a CDS encoding (2Fe-2S)-binding protein, translated as MTITLTVNGQEKVHMITPGAMLVDVLRSAGYTEVKKGCDTGSCGVCTVLLDGLPILSCSYLAAKADGHEITTIRGLEKEAAEFSEFLVGEGADQCGFCSPGLALTVMAMKKELKAPSDEEIKHYLAGNLCRCSGYEGQLRAIKKYLEACRG; from the coding sequence ATGACCATCACCCTAACTGTAAACGGACAGGAAAAGGTCCACATGATCACCCCGGGCGCCATGCTCGTCGATGTACTTCGCTCCGCAGGGTACACCGAAGTCAAAAAGGGCTGTGATACCGGAAGCTGCGGCGTATGTACCGTCCTCCTCGATGGTCTGCCCATCCTTTCATGCTCCTATTTGGCAGCAAAGGCCGATGGCCACGAGATTACCACCATTCGTGGTTTGGAAAAAGAAGCCGCAGAGTTTTCTGAATTTCTGGTCGGCGAAGGAGCCGATCAGTGTGGCTTTTGCTCACCGGGGCTTGCACTTACGGTCATGGCCATGAAAAAGGAACTAAAAGCCCCCAGTGATGAAGAGATCAAACACTACCTGGCCGGTAACCTCTGCAGGTGCAGCGGTTACGAAGGTCAGCTGCGCGCTATCAAAAAATATCTGGAGGCCTGCCGTGGATAA
- a CDS encoding tetratricopeptide repeat protein, with translation MGSLSTKQQQQEILGRRMTEILEQMKSGRFEEAEQQLEACLEIDFEHADVISALKYVKFWGPRAARLETITDVMERGEYLFREWVNFLNYLRSCDYRFEGGTYACRLWLFSSALASYQKALRNSAVPDPDVLFRMGRCLKSTGDYERAAEFLESARQSRREDAEIIAELADCYAFLNETKAAKAFFREAFFINPLDVDINFIESELIVRLIERIRILGYSGNELKVWLPVYAVLYGVFNIKRELRPLEYGRLKQAIYSLETELREQRDEQRRALLVPELLNRYFWLIDHYIGSKDSRENVEEVLRKIKLLDESVYEQFTT, from the coding sequence ATGGGGAGCCTTTCCACGAAACAGCAACAACAGGAAATTCTTGGACGACGAATGACGGAAATACTCGAACAGATGAAAAGCGGCCGTTTTGAGGAAGCCGAGCAACAGCTTGAAGCCTGCCTTGAGATCGATTTCGAGCACGCCGATGTAATCTCTGCATTGAAATATGTAAAATTTTGGGGTCCCCGAGCCGCACGCCTTGAAACAATTACCGATGTCATGGAACGGGGGGAATATCTGTTTCGTGAATGGGTGAACTTTCTGAATTATCTTCGAAGCTGTGACTATCGTTTTGAAGGAGGAACTTATGCCTGCCGGCTCTGGCTTTTTTCCTCCGCTCTTGCATCTTACCAGAAGGCCTTACGAAATTCGGCTGTTCCCGATCCCGATGTACTGTTTCGCATGGGACGCTGCCTAAAGTCAACCGGAGATTATGAGCGGGCTGCGGAATTCCTCGAAAGTGCCCGCCAAAGCCGAAGAGAGGATGCCGAAATCATTGCCGAACTTGCCGATTGCTATGCTTTCTTGAATGAGACGAAAGCGGCAAAGGCCTTCTTTCGTGAGGCTTTTTTCATAAATCCGCTTGATGTGGACATCAATTTTATCGAATCAGAGTTAATCGTCCGGCTTATTGAAAGAATCCGCATTCTAGGCTATTCTGGTAATGAGTTAAAGGTGTGGCTGCCCGTATATGCTGTCCTTTATGGGGTGTTTAACATAAAGCGGGAGTTGCGCCCCCTTGAATATGGTCGCCTGAAACAGGCAATCTATTCCCTCGAGACAGAACTTCGGGAGCAGCGTGACGAACAACGAAGGGCGTTGCTTGTACCGGAACTGCTGAATCGGTACTTCTGGCTTATCGATCATTATATCGGATCGAAAGATTCCCGTGAGAATGTCGAGGAAGTGTTGCGGAAGATCAAGCTTCTTGATGAATCCGTGTATGAACAGTTTACCACATAA